The proteins below are encoded in one region of Bdellovibrio bacteriovorus:
- the acs gene encoding acetate--CoA ligase has product MHKDLYPVPPETAKNAWINEAKYKEMYEKSIKDPEGFWAKEAERLDWFKKWDKVKETSFKKPVSIKWFQGGKLNVSYNCIDRHLKTKADKVAFIWEADNPQTPSKKITYKELHQEVCRFANILKKMGVKKGDVVTIYLPMIPEAAYAMLACTRIGAVHSVIFAGFAPDSIADRIIDGQSKFVVTADAGFRGSKSIALKENIDKALVRAPVEKVLVVKYAQTDIQMQAGRDIWYHDEVKSASDQCPPEQMDAEDPLFILYTSGSTGKPKGVLHTTGGYLLWAGMTHQYVFDYHDGDIYWCSADIGWVTGHSYMIYGPLANAATSLIFEGVPNYPTPSRFWEVVDKHQVSIFYTSPTALRSLMREGETFVKSSSRKSLRILGTVGEPINPEAWAWYFEVVGDGRCPIVDTWWQTETGGHMITPLPGAIAMKPGSATLPFFGVQPKLLTVEGKEITEVEGEGVLVIADSWPGQMRSVYRNHDRFEETYFSTYPAYYFSGDGCRRDKDGYYWITGRVDDVINVSGHRIGTAEIESALVANHRVAEAAVVGYPHDIKGQGIYAFVTLKTGETPSEEIRKELIQTVRKEIGPIATPDLIQWAFRLPKTRSGKIMRRILRKIAENQPDQLGDTSTLSDPSVVQELVDNRMNR; this is encoded by the coding sequence ATGCATAAAGATCTATATCCCGTCCCTCCAGAAACAGCGAAGAATGCCTGGATCAATGAAGCTAAGTACAAAGAGATGTACGAAAAATCCATCAAAGATCCTGAGGGTTTTTGGGCAAAAGAAGCCGAGCGCTTGGATTGGTTTAAAAAATGGGACAAGGTCAAAGAAACTAGCTTCAAAAAACCTGTCAGCATTAAGTGGTTTCAAGGCGGAAAACTCAACGTGTCGTACAACTGCATCGACCGCCATTTAAAGACCAAAGCCGACAAAGTCGCATTTATCTGGGAAGCAGACAATCCACAAACTCCCTCAAAAAAAATCACATACAAAGAACTTCATCAAGAGGTCTGCCGTTTTGCGAACATCTTAAAAAAGATGGGAGTAAAAAAAGGCGATGTCGTGACGATCTATCTTCCGATGATTCCCGAGGCGGCCTATGCGATGCTTGCGTGTACGCGTATTGGTGCTGTGCACTCGGTGATTTTCGCAGGCTTTGCGCCTGACTCTATCGCGGATCGTATTATCGATGGACAATCGAAATTTGTTGTCACGGCAGATGCGGGCTTCCGCGGCAGTAAGTCCATCGCGCTTAAAGAAAATATTGATAAGGCACTTGTCAGAGCACCTGTCGAGAAAGTTTTAGTCGTTAAATACGCACAGACGGACATTCAAATGCAGGCTGGCCGCGATATTTGGTATCACGACGAAGTGAAGTCGGCGAGCGATCAATGTCCTCCTGAACAAATGGATGCCGAAGATCCATTATTCATTCTTTATACTTCGGGATCTACGGGAAAACCAAAAGGCGTCTTACATACGACGGGGGGCTACTTGTTATGGGCAGGTATGACTCATCAGTATGTTTTTGATTATCATGACGGGGATATTTACTGGTGTTCTGCCGACATCGGTTGGGTGACAGGACACAGTTACATGATCTATGGCCCCTTGGCTAATGCGGCAACGTCGTTGATCTTCGAAGGTGTTCCAAATTACCCAACGCCTTCACGTTTCTGGGAAGTCGTCGACAAACATCAAGTCTCTATTTTCTATACGTCGCCAACGGCATTGCGATCTCTTATGCGGGAAGGAGAGACTTTCGTTAAATCCAGCTCTCGCAAGTCTTTAAGAATATTAGGCACTGTCGGAGAACCCATCAACCCCGAAGCGTGGGCATGGTACTTCGAAGTGGTCGGTGATGGTCGTTGTCCGATTGTGGATACGTGGTGGCAAACTGAAACGGGCGGACATATGATCACGCCATTGCCTGGTGCTATCGCGATGAAACCGGGTTCGGCGACACTGCCATTCTTCGGAGTTCAGCCAAAACTTTTAACTGTTGAAGGAAAAGAAATCACTGAGGTTGAAGGCGAAGGCGTGTTAGTGATCGCTGATTCTTGGCCTGGTCAGATGCGTTCGGTGTATCGCAATCATGACCGGTTTGAAGAGACGTATTTTTCAACCTATCCCGCATACTATTTTTCAGGAGATGGATGTCGTCGAGACAAAGACGGTTATTATTGGATCACCGGTCGTGTGGATGACGTGATCAATGTATCAGGTCACCGTATTGGGACGGCGGAAATCGAATCGGCCTTGGTTGCGAATCATCGCGTGGCAGAGGCTGCGGTCGTGGGCTATCCTCATGATATCAAAGGCCAAGGTATCTATGCCTTTGTGACTCTTAAAACCGGAGAAACGCCGAGTGAAGAGATTCGCAAAGAACTGATTCAAACTGTGCGGAAGGAAATCGGTCCGATTGCCACGCCAGATCTCATTCAGTGGGCTTTCCGTTTACCCAAGACTCGTTCAGGCAAGATTATGCGCAGAATCCTTCGTAAAATCGCAGAGAACCAGCCGGATCAATTGGGTGATACCAGCACTCTTTCCGACCCAAGTGTCGTCCAAGAACTGGTAGACAACCGTATGAATCGGTGA
- a CDS encoding YeeE/YedE family protein gives MKYKKYLQAVASFVVGFTFALGLSISGMTQPSKVLGFLTWDENWDPTLIFVMLGAIPVHAITYYLARKRKSPLLDSEWHVPTTTKISKELVIGSALFGVGWGLAGYCPGPALTSVGSGSLQAVYFVGAMIAGMFAHQLFKKSFSK, from the coding sequence ATGAAGTACAAAAAATATCTTCAAGCCGTTGCTTCCTTCGTTGTTGGTTTTACTTTTGCTTTAGGTCTTTCCATCTCGGGAATGACTCAGCCTAGCAAGGTGTTGGGATTTTTGACCTGGGATGAAAACTGGGATCCGACTTTAATCTTCGTCATGCTGGGAGCCATTCCAGTACACGCTATTACTTATTATTTGGCTCGGAAAAGAAAGTCTCCACTACTGGATTCAGAGTGGCATGTGCCAACGACAACAAAGATCTCAAAAGAACTTGTTATTGGAAGCGCGCTCTTTGGTGTGGGGTGGGGCCTTGCCGGTTACTGTCCTGGTCCGGCGCTGACCTCTGTCGGTTCAGGATCCCTACAGGCTGTTTACTTTGTCGGAGCCATGATAGCAGGAATGTTTGCTCATCAGTTGTTTAAAAAGTCTTTCTCGAAATAG
- a CDS encoding YeeE/YedE family protein — MTETIAYALGGGALIGLAVSIMLVFNGRVTGISGITNSFLTAQEGRLWRGVFIIGLWLGGFVMAMINPTFFAVPDTPLPSVLIAGFLVGFGTVMGSGCTSGHGICGLSRLSLRSLVATVTFMLAGILVATGLKYFGGV, encoded by the coding sequence ATGACTGAAACTATCGCCTATGCCCTGGGTGGGGGCGCTTTGATTGGACTGGCCGTCTCTATCATGCTGGTCTTTAACGGTCGTGTGACCGGGATTAGCGGGATCACAAATAGTTTTTTGACCGCACAAGAAGGAAGACTGTGGCGAGGCGTCTTTATCATCGGGCTTTGGCTTGGCGGGTTCGTGATGGCAATGATCAATCCGACCTTTTTCGCAGTTCCCGATACGCCACTGCCTTCAGTGTTAATTGCGGGCTTTCTTGTGGGATTCGGTACTGTGATGGGAAGTGGCTGTACCAGTGGGCATGGCATCTGTGGACTTTCACGATTGTCGCTGCGTTCTTTAGTCGCGACGGTGACGTTTATGCTTGCAGGAATTCTTGTCGCTACGGGTTTAAAATATTTCGGGGGAGTTTAA
- a CDS encoding MBL fold metallo-hydrolase → MALQIQHFFDPGTFTLSYVAFDATTLDAVVIDPVWDFDQASGKLTTKAMEPVVKFLKEKNLKPHFVLETHAHADHLSSSQLFKNFFPGIKVAISEKITEVQKTFKTLFNLTDVNTEGKDFDLLLKDGQVFEAGSLKIKTLATPGHTPACVSYLIEDALFSGDAMFMPDSGTGRCDFPNGSAHNLYNSITQKIYTLPDSTRIFVGHDYQPQGRELRFQTSVAEQKEKNIQLAGHVSEKDFVQFRTQRDSTLAAPKLLIPSLQVNIRAGHLPPAESNGVSYVKTPLLPQ, encoded by the coding sequence ATGGCTTTGCAAATTCAACATTTTTTTGACCCAGGGACTTTCACGCTCTCCTACGTAGCATTTGATGCGACGACTTTGGATGCAGTGGTTATTGATCCTGTATGGGATTTTGATCAGGCCTCGGGAAAACTGACCACTAAAGCCATGGAACCTGTGGTGAAGTTTTTAAAGGAAAAAAACTTAAAGCCGCACTTTGTGTTAGAGACGCATGCTCATGCGGATCATCTTTCAAGCTCTCAACTTTTTAAAAATTTCTTTCCGGGAATCAAGGTTGCTATCAGTGAGAAAATCACTGAAGTGCAAAAAACTTTTAAGACACTCTTCAACCTGACAGATGTAAATACCGAAGGGAAAGATTTTGATTTATTGCTTAAAGATGGACAGGTCTTTGAGGCCGGATCATTAAAAATAAAAACTTTGGCGACACCGGGTCACACGCCTGCGTGCGTTTCTTATTTGATTGAGGATGCTTTATTCTCGGGTGATGCGATGTTTATGCCGGATTCAGGGACGGGTCGCTGTGATTTCCCGAATGGAAGTGCTCATAACTTATATAATTCCATCACTCAGAAAATTTATACGTTGCCTGATTCGACTCGAATTTTTGTAGGCCATGATTATCAACCCCAAGGCCGCGAATTACGCTTTCAAACCAGCGTTGCAGAACAAAAAGAAAAGAACATTCAACTTGCAGGCCATGTCAGCGAAAAAGACTTTGTGCAGTTCCGCACTCAAAGAGATTCGACTTTAGCAGCGCCGAAGCTTTTGATTCCAAGCCTTCAGGTAAACATTCGTGCGGGTCACTTGCCCCCCGCGGAATCCAATGGTGTCAGCTACGTAAAAACGCCGCTTCTTCCTCAGTAG
- the dnaK gene encoding molecular chaperone DnaK, translating to MGKIIGIDLGTTNSCVAIMEGGEPKVLVNEEGARTTPSVVAYTKDGDRLVGQIAKRQAVTNPENTIYSAKRFIGRRFEEIQEEIKLVPYTVVAKGNDCAFKVQGKQVSPEEIGAAVLAKLKKVAEDYLGEPVTEAVVTVPAYFNDAQRQATKDAGRIAGLEIKRIINEPTAAALAYGMERKKDEKIAIYDFGGGTFDISILEVGDGVVEVRATNGDTHLGGDNFDTVILEWLISEFKKDQAIDLKNDKMALQRLKEAAEKAKIELSSAQETEINLPFITADQSGPKHLQTRLTRAKFDQMTEDLVKRSMEPCRKALADAGMKASEIDEVVLVGGSTRIPSIQKAVKEFFGKEPNRTVNPDEVVAVGAAVQGGVLAGDVKDVLLLDVTPLSLGIETLGGVMTTLIERNSAIPTKKSQVFSTAADNQPAVDIHVLQGERKMATDNKTLGRFELVGIPPAPRGVPQVEVTFDIDANGILHVSAKDMSSGKTQQIKITAQSGLSEEEIKRAVNDAEGHAEEDKRKAEAATQRNNLDNLVYQTEKLIKDSGSQLPESEVKVANDAIAEAKKVLENKGAEVTELKEQFEKLQAVTHKMTSELYKKQGAQPGADGSSGDQGGGEAKAEEKNGDDVIDADYKDVN from the coding sequence ATGGGTAAAATTATTGGTATCGACTTAGGAACGACGAACTCATGCGTCGCGATCATGGAGGGCGGCGAGCCTAAAGTGCTTGTGAATGAAGAGGGCGCTCGTACTACTCCTTCAGTTGTCGCTTACACTAAGGACGGCGATCGTTTGGTAGGTCAAATTGCTAAACGTCAAGCGGTGACGAATCCTGAAAACACAATCTATTCTGCAAAACGTTTTATCGGTCGCAGATTTGAAGAGATTCAAGAGGAAATCAAACTTGTGCCTTACACTGTCGTGGCTAAAGGCAATGACTGTGCTTTCAAAGTTCAAGGTAAACAAGTTTCTCCAGAAGAAATTGGTGCCGCAGTTCTAGCTAAATTGAAAAAAGTGGCTGAGGACTATCTTGGTGAACCGGTAACTGAAGCTGTAGTTACAGTTCCAGCTTACTTTAACGATGCGCAAAGACAGGCAACGAAAGATGCGGGTCGCATCGCGGGTCTTGAAATTAAACGTATCATCAACGAACCAACGGCCGCCGCTCTTGCGTACGGCATGGAAAGAAAGAAAGACGAAAAAATCGCTATCTACGACTTCGGTGGTGGTACATTCGATATTTCTATCTTGGAGGTTGGCGATGGAGTTGTGGAAGTTCGCGCTACTAATGGGGACACTCATTTGGGTGGCGATAACTTTGACACCGTAATCTTAGAATGGTTGATCTCTGAATTCAAAAAAGATCAGGCGATCGATCTTAAGAACGACAAAATGGCTTTGCAACGTTTGAAAGAAGCAGCCGAGAAAGCAAAAATCGAACTTTCTTCTGCACAGGAAACTGAAATCAATCTTCCGTTCATCACGGCAGACCAATCAGGTCCTAAACATTTGCAAACTCGTTTGACTCGCGCAAAATTCGATCAAATGACAGAAGATCTAGTAAAACGCTCTATGGAGCCTTGCCGTAAAGCTTTGGCTGATGCAGGCATGAAAGCTTCAGAGATCGACGAAGTTGTTTTGGTGGGTGGATCGACTCGTATCCCATCTATCCAAAAAGCTGTGAAAGAGTTCTTCGGTAAAGAACCAAACCGCACTGTGAACCCTGACGAAGTGGTTGCAGTAGGTGCTGCGGTACAAGGGGGCGTTCTTGCGGGTGACGTGAAAGACGTTCTTCTTCTAGACGTAACTCCACTAAGCCTTGGTATCGAGACTTTAGGTGGCGTTATGACGACACTTATCGAAAGAAACTCGGCGATCCCTACGAAGAAATCTCAGGTGTTCTCGACTGCTGCTGACAATCAGCCAGCCGTAGACATCCACGTTCTTCAAGGTGAGCGTAAGATGGCGACAGATAACAAAACTCTAGGCCGCTTCGAGCTAGTTGGTATTCCACCAGCTCCACGTGGTGTTCCTCAAGTCGAGGTGACTTTTGATATCGACGCCAATGGTATCTTGCACGTAAGTGCGAAAGATATGTCTTCTGGTAAGACTCAACAGATCAAGATCACAGCGCAATCAGGTCTTTCTGAAGAAGAGATCAAACGTGCAGTGAACGATGCTGAAGGTCATGCGGAAGAAGATAAACGTAAGGCAGAAGCAGCAACTCAAAGAAACAACTTGGACAACTTGGTTTACCAAACTGAGAAGTTGATCAAGGATTCTGGTTCTCAATTGCCTGAAAGCGAAGTGAAAGTGGCTAACGACGCGATCGCTGAAGCGAAAAAGGTTCTAGAGAACAAAGGTGCTGAAGTTACTGAGCTAAAAGAGCAGTTTGAAAAACTTCAAGCTGTGACTCACAAAATGACTTCTGAGCTTTACAAAAAGCAAGGAGCGCAACCAGGTGCTGACGGTTCTTCGGGTGATCAAGGCGGCGGCGAAGCCAAAGCTGAAGAGAAAAACGGCGACGACGTGATCGACGCTGACTACAAAGACGTCAACTAA
- the gntA gene encoding guanitoxin biosynthesis heme-dependent pre-guanitoxin N-hydroxylase GntA, which translates to MDISQVESDIHNLISQKNYPCIAAVQALFKKELIFDTYSSFGSGESARTLAANLIAFKEKQRSQKIQNLTYFAIFPQDSVNSEEEFETKLWNELSAMWNHPDIAGSWDPTFSDNPEDKNFCFSLDGSAYFVVGLHPLSSRLSRRLPYPALVFNLYSQFHELQEQGLYQPMIKLNRQRDERFQGSVNPMAELHNDVWEAIQFSGRANSSDWKCPFTKGLVGLAKKALSRV; encoded by the coding sequence ATGGACATTTCTCAGGTTGAATCTGACATTCATAATTTGATCTCTCAGAAAAATTATCCCTGTATTGCTGCGGTTCAAGCTCTTTTCAAAAAAGAACTGATCTTCGACACGTACTCAAGCTTTGGCAGCGGTGAGAGCGCTCGAACCTTGGCGGCGAACTTGATCGCATTTAAAGAAAAACAGCGATCTCAAAAAATTCAGAACCTCACTTACTTCGCGATTTTTCCGCAGGATTCAGTCAACAGCGAAGAAGAATTTGAAACCAAGCTTTGGAATGAGCTTTCGGCGATGTGGAATCATCCCGATATCGCCGGCAGTTGGGATCCGACATTCAGTGATAATCCGGAAGACAAGAACTTCTGTTTTAGCTTGGATGGCAGCGCTTATTTTGTTGTGGGATTGCATCCCCTAAGCAGTCGCTTGTCCCGCCGCCTGCCCTATCCCGCCTTGGTCTTTAACTTATACAGTCAGTTTCATGAACTCCAAGAGCAAGGTCTGTATCAGCCCATGATTAAGCTAAACCGTCAGCGCGATGAACGCTTTCAAGGCTCGGTCAATCCGATGGCAGAACTTCATAATGACGTGTGGGAAGCAATTCAGTTCTCCGGTCGTGCGAACTCTTCTGATTGGAAGTGTCCTTTCACGAAAGGACTAGTGGGATTAGCGAAAAAGGCGTTGTCGCGTGTCTGA
- a CDS encoding DUF1989 domain-containing protein: MSDTLEQTYCVMPAQTGAAFLLRKGELLRVMTPHDYQVSDLFCFNARNLWESLSAGRSIDWADTIYLTSGHHLYSNRSNVMLTILEDSCGRHDFLMTPCSLRMFQMIAGNEDYHPSCHENLARNLAEFGIHEDQISTTFNIFMNVTVDEKGGVKIETPFAKTGDFVLFRAEMDLVVGLTACSHEGTNHGTCKPIWYRKESGGTKSEI, from the coding sequence GTGTCTGATACTTTAGAACAAACTTACTGTGTGATGCCGGCGCAAACGGGAGCGGCTTTTCTTTTACGTAAAGGGGAACTTTTGCGTGTCATGACTCCGCACGATTACCAGGTGTCGGATCTTTTTTGTTTTAATGCTCGCAATCTTTGGGAAAGTCTTTCGGCCGGTCGCTCTATTGATTGGGCGGATACGATTTATCTGACTTCAGGACATCATCTTTATTCGAATCGCAGCAATGTGATGCTGACTATCTTGGAAGACAGCTGTGGTCGCCATGATTTTTTGATGACTCCTTGTAGTCTGCGCATGTTTCAAATGATCGCGGGCAACGAGGACTATCATCCGAGCTGTCATGAAAACTTGGCAAGGAATCTTGCAGAATTTGGAATTCACGAAGATCAGATTTCAACGACGTTCAATATTTTTATGAATGTTACTGTGGATGAAAAAGGTGGAGTAAAAATTGAAACGCCGTTCGCAAAAACCGGCGACTTCGTGTTATTCCGCGCTGAAATGGATTTGGTTGTAGGACTGACCGCGTGTTCGCATGAAGGTACGAATCATGGAACATGCAAACCGATCTGGTATCGCAAGGAAAGCGGTGGAACGAAGTCAGAAATTTAG
- a CDS encoding ferritin-like domain-containing protein: MRTSIEQLYNSINKLMSQVCKDPRLESALLTALGHMEDLAAKQILGNVSASTPPQFLSEIRVHAEDELRHRDALWAVRPFAEAKDARELELRRDLQGIAESFTVGYFGNPILIQAKSRFNAYVHGALTIEQFPFQIYSCFIKATYSESVRSVLTSVLADEKSHIQLGKKMMETLPETEKLCLTQLHTIEKEMCHKMVLRMSDVISAYENHTERRDTLSASEKLGHALSADAAATSLWIYALGDSEELAANHMQEIFRRRHLPLPVEMVEHVQDEKRHAQLLRQTVLLRRRKYLQQPKYKVLEVRMRKATERYLVTYFSHVMKKFSDPEEIYLYGALGLEMRVFKHYAHLSETTHSIDVAFILDEILKDEAEHTQMVHLRLRDRGYIKPEILKWIRQTEEICFERAASQVLGGLFCTRTWKESAAELV, from the coding sequence ATGCGAACATCTATTGAACAACTTTACAATTCAATTAATAAATTAATGTCTCAGGTCTGCAAAGATCCTCGCTTGGAATCGGCGCTCTTAACAGCGCTTGGTCACATGGAGGATTTAGCGGCAAAGCAGATCCTGGGAAATGTGTCGGCTTCAACTCCCCCGCAGTTTCTTTCGGAAATTCGCGTGCATGCGGAAGACGAACTAAGACATCGTGATGCCTTGTGGGCGGTACGTCCTTTTGCTGAAGCGAAGGATGCGCGAGAGCTCGAACTGCGACGAGATCTTCAAGGTATTGCTGAAAGCTTTACAGTCGGATATTTCGGCAATCCGATTTTGATTCAAGCTAAATCGCGTTTTAACGCTTATGTGCACGGAGCTTTGACGATCGAGCAGTTTCCTTTTCAGATTTATTCTTGTTTTATCAAAGCGACATATTCCGAATCCGTTCGCTCCGTTTTGACTTCGGTGCTTGCCGATGAAAAGAGTCATATTCAGCTTGGCAAGAAGATGATGGAGACTTTGCCAGAAACAGAGAAGCTTTGTCTGACCCAGCTCCATACAATTGAAAAAGAGATGTGCCATAAAATGGTTCTGCGTATGTCTGACGTTATTTCTGCATATGAAAATCACACAGAGCGACGAGACACCTTATCGGCCAGTGAAAAGCTAGGACATGCGTTGAGTGCGGACGCTGCCGCCACTTCGCTTTGGATCTACGCTTTAGGAGACAGCGAAGAATTAGCGGCCAATCATATGCAAGAGATTTTTAGGCGACGCCATCTTCCGTTACCCGTAGAGATGGTTGAGCATGTGCAAGACGAGAAAAGACATGCGCAGTTGTTGCGCCAGACGGTGCTTCTTCGCCGCCGCAAATACTTACAACAGCCAAAGTACAAAGTTCTTGAAGTGCGTATGAGAAAGGCGACGGAAAGATATCTTGTTACTTACTTCAGTCACGTGATGAAGAAGTTTTCCGATCCGGAAGAGATTTACTTGTACGGAGCTTTGGGACTTGAGATGCGCGTCTTTAAACACTACGCGCACTTAAGCGAAACGACACATTCTATTGATGTCGCATTTATTTTGGATGAGATTTTAAAAGATGAAGCCGAGCACACGCAAATGGTGCATTTGCGTTTAAGAGACCGCGGCTATATTAAGCCAGAAATTTTGAAATGGATTCGACAGACGGAAGAAATTTGTTTTGAGCGCGCAGCTTCGCAAGTGCTAGGCGGTTTGTTTTGCACCCGTACTTGGAAGGAATCCGCGGCGGAACTTGTATGA